One genomic window of Phycisphaeraceae bacterium includes the following:
- a CDS encoding LysM peptidoglycan-binding domain-containing protein gives MSATPWRLFLAIAALVLIWIMVFWLYEPPPPPVSFGDRPAGIESEVTEAATAGGDTRRDPGPLAAKPEPARPVAVSSLPVRTEVNPQPYVATRAYVVQSGDVSWERIAARVLGDRRRAEEIARQNPLVSPDKLIPGRTVLRVPAEPAVAASGAPAKPPANVPVAATPKKPEPAPEGERQYTIAAKDTLSGIAKSVYGQSSLWEVIYEANRDRLSSPNRLPLGVVIRIPPKPAAAAGAQGE, from the coding sequence ATGTCGGCGACACCCTGGAGACTGTTCCTCGCCATCGCGGCGCTGGTGCTGATCTGGATCATGGTGTTCTGGCTCTACGAGCCGCCGCCGCCGCCCGTGTCGTTCGGCGACCGGCCCGCGGGGATCGAGAGCGAAGTGACGGAGGCGGCGACGGCGGGGGGAGACACGCGGCGTGATCCGGGGCCGCTGGCGGCCAAGCCGGAGCCGGCGCGGCCGGTCGCGGTGTCGTCCTTGCCGGTGCGGACCGAGGTGAACCCGCAGCCGTATGTGGCGACCCGGGCCTACGTGGTGCAGTCAGGGGATGTGTCGTGGGAGCGGATCGCGGCGCGGGTGCTCGGCGATCGCCGGCGCGCCGAGGAGATCGCAAGGCAGAACCCCCTGGTGAGCCCCGACAAACTCATTCCCGGCCGGACCGTGCTGCGGGTTCCGGCCGAGCCGGCGGTGGCCGCGTCGGGTGCGCCGGCGAAACCGCCCGCGAACGTGCCGGTCGCGGCGACGCCGAAGAAGCCCGAGCCGGCGCCGGAAGGGGAGCGGCAGTACACGATCGCCGCGAAGGACACGCTTTCGGGGATCGCCAAATCGGTGTACGGGCAGTCGTCGCTGTGGGAGGTGATCTACGAGGCGAACCGGGATCGGCTGTCCAGCCCGAACCGGCTCCCGCTTGGCGTGGTGATCCGGATCCCGCCCAAGCCGGCGGCGGCGGCGGGCGCGCAGGGCGAGTAG
- a CDS encoding SDR family oxidoreductase, with translation MPSLRRILVTGGAGFLGSHLCDRLVAQGHDVICLDNFFTSQKINITHLLGKPNFEFIRHDVTQPIVLEVDEIYNLACPAAPGHYQYNPIKTMKTSVLGAINMLGLAKRCRAKVLQASTSEIYGDPEVHPQPESYRGAVNPIGPRACYDEGKRAAETLFFDYHRANKVNIRVVRIFNTYGPRMHPYDGRVVSNFIRQALAGEDITIFGDGSQTRSFCYVDDLVEVIMRMMNGPDAFVGPVNIGNPGEFTIKELAEQVIEMTGAKSKLVHKPLPADDPTQRQPDITLARSKLGWEPKVQLREGLKKTVDWFRSIDLNQYRAPTPNY, from the coding sequence GTGCCAAGCCTCAGGCGAATCCTCGTGACCGGCGGCGCCGGGTTTCTCGGTTCACACCTGTGCGACCGGCTGGTGGCGCAGGGCCACGACGTCATCTGCCTCGACAACTTCTTCACGTCGCAGAAGATCAACATCACGCACCTGCTGGGGAAGCCGAACTTCGAGTTCATCCGGCACGACGTGACGCAGCCGATCGTTCTGGAGGTGGACGAGATCTACAACCTGGCGTGCCCGGCGGCGCCGGGGCATTACCAGTACAACCCGATCAAGACGATGAAGACGTCGGTGCTGGGGGCGATCAACATGCTGGGCCTGGCGAAGCGGTGCCGGGCGAAGGTGCTGCAGGCCTCAACCAGCGAGATCTACGGCGACCCGGAGGTGCACCCGCAGCCGGAGTCGTACCGCGGGGCGGTGAACCCGATCGGGCCGCGGGCGTGCTACGACGAGGGGAAGCGGGCCGCGGAGACGCTGTTCTTCGACTACCACCGTGCGAACAAGGTGAACATCCGCGTGGTGCGGATCTTCAACACCTACGGGCCGCGGATGCACCCGTACGACGGGAGGGTGGTCTCCAACTTCATCCGGCAGGCGCTGGCGGGCGAGGACATCACGATCTTCGGCGACGGGTCGCAGACGCGGTCGTTCTGCTACGTGGACGACCTGGTGGAGGTCATCATGCGGATGATGAACGGCCCGGATGCGTTTGTCGGGCCGGTGAACATCGGGAACCCCGGGGAGTTCACCATCAAGGAACTCGCGGAGCAGGTGATCGAGATGACCGGCGCGAAGAGCAAGTTGGTGCACAAGCCGCTGCCGGCGGACGACCCGACGCAGCGGCAGCCGGACATCACGCTGGCCAGGTCGAAACTGGGCTGGGAGCCGAAGGTCCAGCTGCGCGAGGGGCTGAAGAAGACCGTGGACTGGTTCCGGTCGATCGACCTGAACCAGTACCGGGCGCCGACGCCGAACTACTAG
- the tadA gene encoding Flp pilus assembly complex ATPase component TadA: protein MGIASLLLDRGLISRPQLDEAVATQRASGERIDRVLVRMGIVTADQVLQAIGDQFHMPVVDLRQLAIDETVLSALPAKLVYKQNCVPIARTADSLTVATSDPFELSMFDELKLLTGCSIEVVLADEEELRTFIRDHYGVAGDTLDEMAAGLTELNGSAADSIDADELERAQEASVVRLVNDILMEAVSERATDVHIEPYERELAVRYRIDGVLQKANLPSTIHRFGTAIVSRLKIMASLNIAEKRRPQDGRITLRHKGQDFDLRVSVIPMLFGEGVVLRVLNKSAVAMTLDQLGMPREVLESWDTLIGRPHGILLVTGPTGSGKSTTLYASLNRIVTDEIKAITVEDPVEYHIAGVNQIQVNHKVGLDFASGLRSILRHDPDVVMIGEIRDKETAETAIQASLTGHLVFSTLHTNDACSATTRLLDMGVEPFLVSSSLEGVLAQRLVRRVCPDCSETYRPDEAAIPRDLEIRPTDTFVRGTGNGCRACRGTGYRGRVGVYELLGMIDPLREMVMQRVNAPRIAAAATDAKCLFTLRHDGLNKARAGVTTLEEVVRSLTT, encoded by the coding sequence ATGGGGATCGCTTCGTTACTCCTGGATCGTGGCCTGATCAGCCGCCCGCAACTCGACGAGGCGGTCGCGACCCAGCGGGCCAGCGGCGAGCGGATCGATCGCGTCCTGGTCCGCATGGGAATCGTCACCGCCGACCAGGTCCTCCAGGCCATCGGCGACCAGTTCCACATGCCCGTCGTCGACCTGCGACAACTCGCGATCGACGAAACGGTGCTGAGCGCCCTCCCCGCCAAGCTGGTCTACAAGCAGAACTGCGTCCCCATCGCCCGCACCGCCGACTCGCTCACCGTCGCGACCAGCGATCCCTTCGAACTCTCGATGTTCGATGAGCTCAAGCTCCTCACCGGGTGCTCCATCGAGGTCGTCCTCGCCGATGAAGAGGAGCTCCGCACCTTCATCCGCGATCACTACGGCGTCGCCGGCGACACCCTCGACGAGATGGCGGCCGGCCTGACCGAGCTCAACGGCTCCGCCGCCGATTCCATCGACGCCGACGAACTCGAGCGGGCCCAGGAGGCATCCGTCGTCCGCCTCGTCAACGACATCCTCATGGAAGCCGTCAGCGAGCGGGCCACCGACGTCCACATCGAGCCCTACGAGCGAGAACTCGCCGTCCGCTACCGCATCGACGGCGTCCTGCAGAAGGCCAACCTCCCCTCCACCATCCACCGCTTCGGCACCGCGATCGTCAGCCGCCTGAAGATCATGGCCAGCCTCAACATCGCCGAGAAGCGCCGCCCGCAGGACGGCCGGATCACCCTCCGCCACAAGGGCCAGGACTTCGACCTCCGCGTCAGCGTCATCCCCATGCTCTTCGGCGAGGGGGTCGTCCTGCGCGTCCTCAACAAGTCCGCGGTCGCCATGACACTCGACCAGCTCGGGATGCCCCGCGAGGTCCTCGAATCCTGGGACACCCTCATCGGCCGCCCCCACGGCATCCTGCTCGTCACCGGCCCCACCGGCTCGGGCAAGAGCACCACCCTCTACGCCTCCCTGAACCGCATCGTCACCGACGAGATCAAGGCCATCACCGTCGAGGACCCCGTCGAGTACCACATCGCCGGCGTCAACCAGATCCAGGTCAACCACAAGGTCGGCCTAGATTTCGCTTCGGGCCTTCGCTCCATCCTCCGCCACGACCCGGACGTCGTGATGATCGGCGAGATCCGCGACAAGGAAACCGCCGAGACCGCCATCCAGGCCTCCCTCACCGGCCACCTCGTCTTCTCCACGCTCCACACCAACGACGCCTGCAGCGCCACCACCCGCCTGCTCGACATGGGCGTCGAGCCCTTCCTCGTCTCCTCCTCGCTCGAGGGCGTGCTGGCCCAGCGCCTCGTTCGCCGTGTCTGCCCAGACTGCTCCGAGACCTACCGCCCCGACGAGGCCGCCATCCCACGCGACCTCGAGATCCGCCCGACCGATACCTTCGTCCGCGGCACCGGCAACGGCTGCCGCGCCTGCCGCGGAACCGGCTACCGCGGCCGCGTCGGCGTCTACGAACTGCTCGGCATGATCGACCCCCTCCGCGAGATGGTCATGCAGCGCGTCAACGCCCCGCGGATCGCCGCCGCGGCCACCGACGCCAAATGCCTCTTCACCCTCCGGCACGACGGCCTCAACAAGGCCCGCGCCGGCGTCACCACGCTCGAAGAGGTCGTCCGCTCCCTCACCACCTGA
- a CDS encoding 6-carboxytetrahydropterin synthase: MVNLTRTVRFSINPAPAPGGSADWGDAANTFAAFPTMRGLGRHYELDVCCQGEIDPSTGYFVNIKVVDAAVRTAAIPLIEQACRERPTSPPETILPDLLARLNAAMRGSVHSVRWRLSPYYCVEMQQHDTNRALIRQRFEFAASHRLHCAGLTDEQNRELFGKCNNPAGHGHNYLVEPCVEVSLDAPEPAFGLADIERLTQETIVRRFDHTHLNVDTPEFREGSGVNPSVENIAAVCFRLLEPAISRASSGNATLRSITVWETEKTSCTFPA; the protein is encoded by the coding sequence ATGGTCAACCTCACCCGCACCGTCCGTTTTTCCATTAACCCGGCCCCGGCGCCGGGCGGCTCGGCCGATTGGGGCGACGCCGCGAACACCTTCGCGGCCTTCCCGACGATGCGAGGCCTCGGTCGGCACTACGAACTCGATGTCTGCTGCCAGGGCGAGATAGACCCCTCCACCGGCTATTTTGTCAATATCAAAGTGGTGGATGCGGCCGTCAGGACCGCCGCGATCCCCTTGATCGAGCAGGCCTGCCGCGAGCGCCCGACCTCGCCCCCGGAAACCATCCTTCCAGATCTTCTCGCCCGCCTCAACGCCGCGATGCGAGGCAGCGTGCACTCCGTGCGATGGCGGCTCTCCCCCTACTATTGCGTCGAGATGCAGCAACACGACACCAATCGCGCGCTGATCCGCCAGCGGTTCGAGTTCGCTGCGTCCCATCGCCTGCACTGCGCGGGGCTCACCGACGAGCAGAACCGCGAACTCTTCGGCAAGTGCAACAACCCCGCCGGCCACGGCCACAACTACCTCGTCGAGCCATGTGTCGAGGTCTCTCTCGATGCCCCCGAACCCGCCTTCGGCCTCGCCGACATCGAGCGGCTCACCCAGGAGACGATCGTCCGTCGGTTCGACCACACGCACCTCAACGTCGACACCCCCGAGTTCCGCGAGGGCAGCGGGGTCAATCCCTCGGTCGAGAACATCGCCGCGGTCTGCTTCCGCCTCCTCGAACCCGCAATCTCCCGGGCCTCCTCCGGCAACGCGACCCTCCGGTCGATCACCGTGTGGGAAACCGAAAAGACCAGCTGCACCTTCCCGGCATGA
- a CDS encoding glutathione peroxidase — protein sequence MLASGGLVNREPPAGGAPPGDAAAKSPYVLGYTMKRLDGTPQDLAEYKGKVVLIVNVASKCGLTPQYKDLQALYEAKKEKGLVVLGFPANNFMEQEPGTDAEIAAFCEAEYSVTFPMFSKISVKGDDQHELYRHLSGQAPPIGGDPEWNFTKFLVDRNGNVVARIAAKTRVNSPEVMKRIDELLEAAAAAPAGVGASPG from the coding sequence ATGCTGGCCTCCGGCGGGCTCGTGAACCGCGAACCGCCCGCGGGCGGTGCGCCGCCGGGTGATGCGGCGGCGAAGAGCCCGTATGTGCTTGGCTACACGATGAAGCGACTTGACGGGACGCCCCAGGATCTTGCGGAGTACAAGGGGAAGGTGGTCCTGATCGTGAACGTCGCGAGCAAGTGCGGCCTGACGCCGCAGTACAAGGATCTGCAGGCGCTGTACGAGGCGAAGAAGGAGAAGGGGCTCGTGGTCCTGGGGTTTCCGGCCAACAACTTCATGGAGCAGGAGCCGGGGACGGACGCAGAGATCGCGGCGTTCTGCGAGGCGGAGTATTCGGTGACGTTCCCAATGTTCTCGAAGATCTCGGTGAAGGGGGACGATCAGCACGAGTTGTACCGGCACCTGTCGGGCCAGGCGCCGCCGATCGGTGGGGACCCGGAGTGGAACTTCACGAAGTTCCTGGTTGATCGGAACGGGAACGTCGTCGCCCGGATCGCCGCCAAAACGCGGGTCAACAGCCCGGAGGTGATGAAACGGATCGATGAGTTGCTCGAGGCGGCCGCGGCGGCGCCGGCCGGTGTGGGCGCTTCGCCCGGCTGA
- a CDS encoding type II secretion system F family protein, whose amino-acid sequence MPTFKYVAMTAGGERVAGSLAAASEQSLLQELEGRSLTPVLLTRQAETDSPGTRRVASTRQVAVAYAQLADLLRAGVPLLRALRLLANQKSAPRLSAVFAEVSDAVASGSDLAEAMSQHPEAFATIHVAMVRAGEKGGFLEAVLARLGQFLNSQADLRARILGSLIYPCVLVAAGILAMGLIFGVFIPMFRQVFDRMPLGFLTRAVLAISDGVHSYGLVLLLVLAAVGVVAWRVWRREDVRAAVERARLRLPVLGPLTRMIAVARFCRILGTMLANSIPVLSAMQIARDAAGLAALEEAIDEATEAVRQGQPLAPPLQKCGLFPEDVLEMISVGESANTLDTVLVTVADTLEARLDRMLSVAVKLIEPAMLMIMAVIIGLVAMALILPMTQMGRHLSG is encoded by the coding sequence ATGCCGACCTTCAAGTACGTTGCGATGACCGCGGGGGGGGAGCGGGTAGCGGGCTCGCTCGCCGCGGCGAGCGAGCAGTCGCTGCTGCAGGAGCTGGAGGGGCGCAGCCTCACGCCGGTATTGCTGACCAGGCAGGCGGAGACTGATTCGCCGGGGACGAGGCGGGTGGCGTCGACGCGGCAGGTGGCGGTGGCGTATGCCCAGCTTGCGGACCTCTTGCGGGCGGGTGTGCCACTGCTGAGGGCGCTGAGGCTTCTCGCGAACCAGAAGTCGGCTCCGCGGCTGTCGGCGGTGTTCGCGGAAGTCTCCGATGCGGTCGCCTCCGGATCGGACCTCGCGGAGGCGATGTCGCAGCACCCCGAGGCGTTCGCGACGATTCATGTCGCGATGGTCCGGGCGGGTGAGAAGGGGGGGTTCCTTGAGGCGGTGCTGGCGCGACTGGGCCAGTTCCTCAACAGCCAGGCGGACCTGCGGGCCCGGATTCTCGGGAGCCTGATCTACCCGTGCGTGCTGGTGGCGGCGGGGATCCTGGCGATGGGGCTGATCTTCGGCGTGTTCATCCCGATGTTCCGACAGGTGTTCGACCGGATGCCGCTGGGGTTCCTGACTCGCGCGGTGCTGGCGATCAGCGACGGGGTTCATTCGTACGGGCTGGTGCTGCTGCTGGTGCTGGCCGCGGTGGGGGTGGTGGCGTGGAGGGTGTGGCGGCGCGAGGATGTGCGGGCGGCGGTGGAGCGGGCGAGGCTCAGGCTTCCGGTGCTGGGGCCGCTGACGCGGATGATCGCGGTGGCCCGGTTCTGCCGGATCCTTGGGACGATGCTGGCGAACTCGATTCCGGTCCTTTCGGCGATGCAGATCGCCCGCGACGCGGCGGGGCTGGCGGCGCTGGAGGAGGCGATCGATGAGGCGACCGAGGCGGTTCGGCAGGGGCAGCCGCTGGCGCCTCCGCTGCAGAAGTGCGGGCTGTTTCCCGAGGATGTGCTGGAGATGATCTCGGTGGGGGAATCGGCGAACACACTCGACACGGTGCTGGTGACCGTGGCGGACACGCTGGAGGCCCGGCTGGACCGGATGCTGTCGGTGGCGGTCAAGCTCATCGAACCGGCGATGCTGATGATCATGGCGGTCATCATCGGGCTGGTAGCGATGGCCCTGATTCTGCCGATGACGCAGATGGGCCGGCACTTGTCCGGCTGA
- the gspG gene encoding type II secretion system major pseudopilin GspG, giving the protein MEGSTRLVVRRVIRRAPRGFTLLEVMIVIVIILAIAGLVTVNLMGTKQEATKGTVQIQLKSFKDALKQFNLTFNRFPTDEEGLVVLWDKSALSEEDQGSWRPYLDEATPKDPWGSEWGYKAVGEKGPEGMFDLWSYGPDKQDGTEDDISVWKATEGSDSGSGSSGPVRPTPRSTGQ; this is encoded by the coding sequence ATGGAAGGATCAACGCGCCTGGTTGTTCGGCGGGTCATACGGCGGGCTCCTCGGGGCTTCACGCTGCTCGAGGTCATGATCGTCATCGTGATCATCCTGGCGATCGCCGGGCTGGTGACGGTGAACCTCATGGGCACGAAGCAGGAGGCGACCAAGGGGACCGTGCAGATCCAGCTCAAGAGTTTCAAGGATGCGCTCAAGCAGTTCAACCTGACGTTCAACAGGTTCCCGACGGACGAGGAGGGGCTGGTGGTGCTCTGGGACAAGTCGGCGCTGTCCGAGGAGGACCAGGGGTCGTGGCGGCCGTACCTCGACGAGGCGACGCCGAAGGATCCGTGGGGGTCGGAGTGGGGGTACAAGGCTGTCGGCGAGAAGGGGCCGGAGGGGATGTTCGATCTGTGGTCCTACGGACCTGACAAGCAGGATGGCACCGAGGACGACATCAGCGTGTGGAAGGCGACCGAGGGAAGCGACTCCGGATCGGGGTCGTCTGGACCTGTCCGACCAACGCCGAGGTCTACCGGCCAGTAA
- a CDS encoding type II secretion system protein, giving the protein MRKPARLFRQRGGGRAFTVIELVIAIALAVGLGAVVVPMTVSRMREAAYREGVERVGTAVMLGRAEAQRRGVIIEVRAGVSGDGSGLISLSEVAGEAAGSEEAEGPNVGRVIGEPVELPSGVTVGRERDPAGLEAEEIVLTICLPDGRLIPSVESVVLAGAGGRRGRIGINAWTGVSRVDAVAAGPGSSDDAGTAPAPTDAEAGRP; this is encoded by the coding sequence GTGCGGAAGCCAGCCCGGTTGTTCAGGCAGCGGGGTGGCGGGCGCGCGTTCACGGTCATCGAACTGGTCATCGCCATTGCGCTGGCGGTGGGGCTGGGCGCGGTGGTGGTGCCGATGACGGTTTCGCGGATGCGCGAAGCGGCGTATCGGGAGGGCGTGGAACGGGTGGGCACGGCGGTCATGCTGGGGCGGGCCGAGGCGCAGCGGCGAGGCGTGATCATCGAGGTCAGGGCAGGGGTTTCGGGTGACGGCTCGGGGCTGATCTCGCTGAGCGAGGTCGCGGGCGAGGCCGCTGGGTCCGAAGAGGCGGAGGGGCCGAATGTTGGGCGCGTGATCGGCGAGCCGGTAGAACTGCCCTCGGGCGTGACGGTGGGCCGGGAGCGTGATCCGGCCGGGCTGGAAGCGGAAGAGATCGTGCTGACGATCTGTCTGCCTGACGGGCGGCTGATTCCATCGGTGGAATCGGTGGTGCTTGCGGGGGCTGGGGGGCGGCGGGGACGCATCGGAATCAATGCGTGGACCGGGGTCAGCCGCGTGGACGCGGTCGCGGCGGGACCGGGGAGCTCGGACGATGCCGGGACCGCGCCAGCGCCGACGGATGCAGAGGCGGGGCGGCCATGA
- a CDS encoding prepilin-type N-terminal cleavage/methylation domain-containing protein: MRARSSRAFTLVEVLAAVVLSAMLLGSIMAFLWNLSNRRSQMRRMVEQMQAGGVVLGQIESDLFGSMAWDPAEGAGIKGSSSALRVLSRGVWPDQGRVHADLQVSEYAVESRSGAVTARRWSAEEGVTAPPVEVVTDQLERLRFRYYDGREWVSEFDSALAGRLPAAVEVGVWFARGTGFGGATTEAEPVTPPDRLRVMVVPDGASEEGS, from the coding sequence ATGAGAGCGAGATCGTCCAGGGCGTTCACGCTGGTGGAGGTGCTCGCCGCCGTGGTGTTGTCGGCGATGCTGCTGGGCTCGATCATGGCGTTCCTGTGGAACCTCTCAAACCGGCGTTCGCAGATGCGCCGGATGGTGGAGCAGATGCAGGCGGGGGGTGTGGTGCTCGGGCAGATCGAGTCGGATCTCTTCGGGTCGATGGCGTGGGATCCGGCGGAGGGCGCGGGGATCAAGGGGTCGTCGTCGGCGCTTCGGGTTCTCTCTCGCGGTGTGTGGCCCGATCAGGGGCGCGTGCATGCGGACCTGCAGGTGTCGGAGTACGCGGTGGAGAGCCGGAGCGGGGCGGTCACGGCGCGGCGGTGGTCGGCGGAGGAGGGTGTGACCGCGCCGCCGGTGGAGGTGGTTACGGATCAGCTCGAACGCCTGCGGTTTCGGTACTACGACGGCCGGGAGTGGGTGAGCGAGTTTGACAGCGCCCTAGCGGGGCGTCTGCCGGCGGCGGTTGAGGTGGGCGTGTGGTTTGCGAGGGGAACCGGCTTCGGCGGTGCGACGACCGAGGCCGAGCCGGTGACGCCGCCGGATCGTCTCCGCGTCATGGTCGTACCAGATGGGGCGAGCGAGGAGGGGTCATGA
- a CDS encoding helix-hairpin-helix domain-containing protein: MSVRACESVERRRSAFALLAVMIVVAIGAMIGTTMIYLAEAEGVGAAQQTRIDESRSLAWSGVQAVMAELDAQRLDLLAGEDPRVTREWVVFGGPESAATLGREMPRGMYRLVATDESALPLESEPARIDLNSATEAMLGAVDGVGSTLAPRVIELRGSQPGGFYSLHDPARAGVSLPRDAGETRARGGEAAESRAGGAAGVGHVTVFSFDPNVQGTRSPNGRGESIGAARVNVNRDWTEEIGRRVAEQAGAEAAAPIVAAMQGGRSIQSPEDLARLLVQSGLAPDVVGRALDALTTSDDPYLIGRVDLNRASAAVLASIPGIDSAAAAAIVERRSSLGATERGNIAWPLAAGVLTPEQFVSAAGYVTTRSLQWRVVVEGGIAEPESGSGAEGAGPDAVLRDRVVLEAVIDVSGPRPRVAYLRDVSLEGVARVLAARESPGDVRSPGPEPADATEEPAPVRGSMGPRPPEIGYSGDQPGVTPAAPAVLGLPRDGRVGRWSAGPRGGSR, translated from the coding sequence ATGAGCGTGCGAGCGTGCGAATCCGTGGAACGGCGCCGCTCGGCGTTCGCGCTGCTGGCCGTGATGATCGTGGTGGCGATCGGGGCGATGATCGGCACCACGATGATCTATCTTGCAGAGGCGGAAGGGGTGGGCGCGGCGCAGCAGACGCGGATCGATGAATCGAGATCGCTCGCGTGGTCGGGTGTTCAGGCGGTGATGGCCGAGTTGGACGCCCAGCGGCTGGATCTGCTGGCGGGGGAGGATCCGCGGGTGACGCGGGAGTGGGTGGTCTTCGGTGGGCCAGAATCCGCGGCGACGCTTGGACGGGAGATGCCCCGAGGGATGTACCGCCTGGTGGCCACGGACGAGTCGGCGCTGCCGCTGGAGTCCGAGCCTGCGCGGATCGATCTGAACTCGGCGACTGAGGCGATGCTGGGGGCAGTCGATGGCGTCGGGAGCACACTGGCGCCGAGGGTGATCGAGTTGCGCGGTTCCCAGCCGGGCGGGTTCTACAGCCTGCATGACCCGGCGCGTGCCGGGGTGTCTCTCCCGCGAGATGCAGGCGAAACGAGGGCGCGAGGGGGAGAGGCTGCTGAGAGTCGGGCCGGCGGCGCGGCGGGGGTCGGGCATGTCACGGTGTTCAGCTTTGACCCCAACGTGCAGGGAACTCGATCGCCGAACGGGCGGGGTGAGTCGATCGGCGCTGCTCGCGTGAACGTGAACCGGGATTGGACCGAGGAGATCGGCCGGCGGGTAGCGGAGCAAGCCGGGGCGGAGGCCGCGGCACCGATTGTGGCCGCGATGCAGGGGGGGAGGTCGATCCAATCGCCGGAAGATCTGGCACGGCTGCTCGTTCAATCGGGGCTCGCGCCCGATGTGGTGGGCCGTGCACTTGATGCGTTGACCACGTCGGACGATCCGTACCTGATCGGTCGGGTGGATCTCAACCGGGCGTCGGCGGCCGTGCTGGCGAGCATTCCGGGGATTGATTCGGCGGCCGCGGCTGCGATCGTCGAGAGGCGGAGCAGCCTGGGGGCGACCGAACGGGGGAACATCGCGTGGCCTCTGGCGGCGGGGGTTCTGACGCCGGAGCAGTTCGTTTCGGCGGCTGGCTATGTGACCACGCGGTCGTTGCAGTGGCGGGTGGTTGTGGAGGGTGGAATCGCCGAGCCGGAGAGCGGGAGTGGTGCGGAGGGAGCAGGCCCGGATGCGGTGCTGCGGGATCGGGTGGTCCTGGAGGCGGTTATTGACGTATCGGGGCCTCGGCCGCGGGTTGCCTATCTGCGGGATGTGAGCCTGGAGGGAGTGGCCCGGGTGTTGGCGGCCCGGGAGAGTCCTGGGGATGTTCGATCCCCAGGGCCTGAACCAGCCGATGCAACCGAGGAGCCGGCGCCGGTTCGGGGTTCAATGGGGCCTCGGCCGCCAGAGATCGGCTATTCTGGTGATCAGCCGGGGGTCACTCCGGCCGCGCCGGCGGTGTTGGGCTTGCCCAGGGACGGGCGGGTCGGTCGTTGGTCTGCCGGGCCGCGAGGAGGATCGCGCTGA